GTCGAAAGCATCCTCCTTACCCTGGGAATCGACCTTACCGACGACAGCCTCAAAGGTACACCGAACCGCGTAGCCAAAATGTTCGTCAAAGAGGTTTTCGGCGGATTGAACCCTAATAAAAAACCCGGTGCATCCACGTTCCAGAACCATTACAAATACGGCGAAATGCTGGTCGAGAAAAATATCACTTTATATTCTACCTGCGAACACCATTTGCTTCCCATCATTGGGCGTGCGCACATCGCCTACATTTCCAAAGGCACTGTTGTCGGGCTTTCTAAAATGAACCGCATCGTCGATTATTTCGCCAAAAGGCCGCAGGTGCAGGAAAGGCTCACGATGCAGATTGTCCAGGAACTGCAAAAGGTGTTAAATACCGAAGATGTGGCCTGTGTCATCGATGCAAAACACCTCTGCGTGAATTCCCGCGGCATCCGTGATATTGAAAGCAGTACCGTCACTTCTGAATTTGGGGGTAAATTCAAGGAAGCACAGGCCCGGAGGGAATTCCTCGATTACATTAAGCTCGACACTAAATTTTAAAAAATTATAAATTGCGAATCAGGGATTACGATCTTTTGCCGTAATTCGTAATTCCTAATTTGAAATTTAAACTAACGACCAATGCCACTTTACAAACAACATTCCTTAAAGATTTACAATTCCCTTTCAGGGGAAAAAGAAGTTTTCACGCCGATACACGAAGGCAATGTGGGAATGTATGTATGCGGCCCTACCGTATATAGCAATGTGCATTTGGGAAATGTACGCACATTCATGTCGTTTGATATGATCTTCAGGTATTTTAAACACCTTGATTACAAAGTGCGTTATGTGCGTAACATCACTGATGTCGGGCATATGGTTGACGATATCGATGAAGGCGAAGATAAAATTGCAAAGAAAGCACGGCTCGAGCAGCTCGAACCCATGGAAATCGTGCAGCGTTATACCGTAGATTTTCACGACATCCTGGACAAATTCAATTTTTTACCGCCCAGTATTGAACCCACCGCAACCGGGCATATCATAGAGCAGATTGAAATCGTAAAGGTCATCCTTGAAAAAGGCCTTGCCTATGAATCAAACGGCTCTGTATATTTCGATGTTGTAAAATTCAACGAAAACAACCATTACGGCAAGCTCAGCGGCCGTAACATTGAAGACATGATGGCCAATTCAAGGGACCTTGACGGCCAATCCGATAAAAAGAACCCGCAGGATTTTGCGCTCTGGAAAAAGGCAGAACCGGAACACATCATGAGGTGGCCTTCCCCATGGAGCGATGGTTTTCCCGGCTGGCATTTAGAATGTACCGCGATGAGCACCAAATACCTGGGCAACCATTTTGACATCCACGGTGGTGGTATGGATCTAAAGTTTCCGCACCACGAATGTGAAATCGCGCAAAATGAAGCCGCCACAGGAAATACGCCGGTTAATTACTGGATGCATGCCAACATGCTCACCTTAAACGGCAAGAAAATGGCCAAATCTACCG
This genomic stretch from Flavobacterium pallidum harbors:
- the folE gene encoding GTP cyclohydrolase I FolE; this encodes MSRTEDSHDEIGNNHIATSATNPVRKDAFDLTDDQKIEAIKKDVESILLTLGIDLTDDSLKGTPNRVAKMFVKEVFGGLNPNKKPGASTFQNHYKYGEMLVEKNITLYSTCEHHLLPIIGRAHIAYISKGTVVGLSKMNRIVDYFAKRPQVQERLTMQIVQELQKVLNTEDVACVIDAKHLCVNSRGIRDIESSTVTSEFGGKFKEAQARREFLDYIKLDTKF
- the cysS gene encoding cysteine--tRNA ligase; amino-acid sequence: MPLYKQHSLKIYNSLSGEKEVFTPIHEGNVGMYVCGPTVYSNVHLGNVRTFMSFDMIFRYFKHLDYKVRYVRNITDVGHMVDDIDEGEDKIAKKARLEQLEPMEIVQRYTVDFHDILDKFNFLPPSIEPTATGHIIEQIEIVKVILEKGLAYESNGSVYFDVVKFNENNHYGKLSGRNIEDMMANSRDLDGQSDKKNPQDFALWKKAEPEHIMRWPSPWSDGFPGWHLECTAMSTKYLGNHFDIHGGGMDLKFPHHECEIAQNEAATGNTPVNYWMHANMLTLNGKKMAKSTGNNILPGEILNGDNEFLSKAFSASVARFFMMQAHYRSILDFSDDAIIAAEKGFNRLMEAMDNLVTIDFAAASSLDIRAWEDSCYEAMNDDFNTPILIANLFEGVRFINLMKDGSATLSETDLKHFSKLMHAFVFEVLGLENEKLLNGNNDKLEGVINMLIDMRNQARVNKDFTLSDQIRDRLIALGIQLKDGKEGTSFSL